A single window of Candidatus Stygibacter australis DNA harbors:
- a CDS encoding HigA family addiction module antitoxin, with translation MANRKVAPIPVPPGATLLEQIEIWDMTQKELSLRLGMSTKHLNEIINGKSPITIETALKLECVLGLPASFWVGLEASYQEAVTRSNHLLIDEKEKEIANSINYAEIAKFGWVEKTRAIKKKIDNLRAFFGIANLNYTPLLIPIAFRKSEKYTSSEYALATWLRKGEIAAQEVQTDRYLKSKLKKAIPEIRKLTLKPLEETIDTLTHLLADCGIALAIVPHISQTHVNGAIKWISPDKIMLQLSLKGKYSDIFWFSLFHEIGHIYFGHYKKGTFIDIPDVNSEMEIEADNFAKSTLIPENEYSKFISPGVSRQSIEEFSNEIKIHKGIIVGRLMHDKIIDFNQFHDLRVKFRLG, from the coding sequence ATGGCAAATAGAAAGGTAGCCCCTATCCCAGTGCCACCAGGCGCAACTCTATTGGAACAGATAGAAATATGGGATATGACGCAAAAAGAATTGTCTCTAAGGCTTGGAATGTCCACTAAGCACTTAAACGAGATCATAAATGGTAAATCTCCTATAACAATTGAAACCGCTCTAAAATTAGAGTGTGTATTAGGATTACCTGCATCTTTCTGGGTGGGATTAGAGGCTTCATATCAAGAAGCAGTAACAAGATCAAATCACCTGCTAATTGATGAAAAGGAGAAGGAAATTGCTAATTCAATCAATTATGCTGAAATTGCAAAATTTGGCTGGGTGGAAAAAACGCGAGCAATTAAAAAGAAAATAGATAATCTACGGGCTTTCTTTGGGATAGCAAACCTTAATTACACTCCTCTGTTGATTCCCATAGCATTCAGAAAATCAGAAAAATACACTTCTTCAGAATATGCTTTAGCAACTTGGCTAAGAAAAGGAGAAATCGCAGCTCAGGAAGTACAAACTGACAGGTATTTGAAATCAAAACTTAAAAAAGCTATTCCTGAGATTAGAAAACTTACACTAAAACCTCTTGAAGAAACTATAGATACACTCACTCATCTACTTGCTGATTGTGGTATAGCTTTAGCCATTGTTCCTCATATTTCCCAAACCCATGTAAATGGTGCTATTAAATGGATTTCTCCTGATAAAATAATGCTTCAGTTAAGCCTGAAAGGAAAATATTCTGACATATTCTGGTTTAGTCTCTTTCATGAAATCGGGCATATTTACTTTGGACATTATAAAAAAGGGACATTTATTGATATTCCTGATGTAAATTCTGAAATGGAAATAGAAGCTGATAATTTTGCTAAAAGCACATTGATCCCTGAAAATGAATATTCTAAATTTATATCACCTGGTGTATCACGACAAAGTATAGAAGAATTCTCAAATGAGATCAAAATACACAAAGGTATTATTGTAGGTCGACTCATGCATGATAAAATAATTGATTTCAATCAATTTCATGATCTAAGAGTAAAGTTTAGACTGGGTTAA
- a CDS encoding TolC family protein, with the protein MQKKFIIFIIVTLIALFCQAQQYSLEQFITIALQNSYDGQFADTNLKDASGRLRSSYYELLPSASINLYKSSYLDNEPQEWSNSAMITLEKSLYLNDPTFFSIISDNYDRQNAELALDHTVKSIAYTVFDLYLSVLQNQTVLVIQQQNLLLQQKIHQQTNILYENGKKSLLDLRQSEIYLIDYDIAVKDAEIALINSRNSLFNYLNIDDNGSGLAVPEFDTESRPGEFSQNLMIKQKNNSINKTKASLIHQKLSFLPDLSLSYTLYQNNDDGCFTTDDYYRYSNTLSLTASWNIFNLLQKNEAHAITRRSLNLLQLDLDIYRRQLENNLQVLNQELENLESTRNLYQQKLDLAQQNLNMAQQQYQLGTIDLIGLDRNRLDLQNAQLSYNTRYYNLIRKQQEINLLLSHQILGKW; encoded by the coding sequence ATGCAAAAAAAGTTTATTATTTTCATTATAGTTACGCTAATTGCCCTCTTTTGCCAGGCACAGCAGTATTCTCTGGAGCAATTCATCACTATTGCCCTGCAAAATTCTTATGATGGTCAGTTTGCTGATACAAATCTCAAAGATGCTTCCGGCAGACTGCGCAGCAGCTACTATGAACTTCTCCCCTCAGCATCTATCAACCTTTATAAATCCAGCTATCTGGATAATGAACCACAGGAATGGTCTAATTCAGCGATGATAACTCTGGAAAAATCTCTCTACCTTAATGACCCTACCTTCTTTAGCATTATTTCCGATAATTATGACCGGCAAAATGCTGAACTGGCATTGGATCACACCGTAAAATCCATTGCTTATACTGTGTTTGATTTATATCTGAGTGTTCTACAAAATCAGACTGTGCTCGTTATTCAGCAGCAAAATCTATTGCTCCAGCAAAAAATCCATCAGCAGACCAATATCCTCTATGAAAACGGCAAAAAATCATTGCTCGATCTCAGGCAAAGCGAGATCTATCTCATTGATTATGATATTGCTGTAAAGGATGCTGAAATTGCCTTGATCAATTCCCGTAACTCACTCTTTAATTATCTGAATATTGATGATAATGGCTCTGGGCTTGCTGTTCCGGAATTTGATACTGAATCCAGACCCGGTGAATTCTCACAAAATCTTATGATCAAACAAAAAAATAATAGTATCAATAAAACAAAAGCATCTCTCATCCATCAAAAGCTCAGTTTTCTTCCTGATCTGTCGCTCAGTTATACCCTTTATCAGAATAATGACGATGGCTGTTTTACCACTGATGATTATTACAGATATTCCAATACGCTCTCACTTACCGCTTCCTGGAATATCTTCAATTTGCTGCAGAAAAACGAAGCTCATGCTATCACCAGACGCTCTCTCAATCTGCTGCAGCTTGATCTGGATATTTACCGCAGACAACTGGAAAACAATCTTCAGGTACTCAATCAGGAGCTTGAAAATCTTGAATCCACCCGGAATTTATATCAGCAGAAACTTGATCTTGCTCAGCAGAATCTAAATATGGCGCAACAGCAATATCAGCTTGGAACCATTGACTTGATCGGTCTCGATAGAAACAGACTTGATCTCCAAAATGCCCAGCTCTCATATAATACCCGATATTACAACCTGATCCGCAAACAGCAGGAAATCAATCTCCTTCTCTCCCACCAGATACTCGGCAAATGGTGA
- a CDS encoding ABC transporter permease subunit yields the protein MPIIGKVGRKTLKVRILSLIIHIVLLLGAVTMIYPFMVMISASFKSNVDAQTFSIYPQFFFDDEMLYRKYIEARMDELGDRMAEQYKNRALSFTLLDPPAKLIPQVHDDWFEFLNENHQRHDIFDYYISEQYGRGIYPRNERKFRNYMKKKTGSSLNRLNELYETSTLNWDEVRLEETGITGRNFNGDYTGFLTEYSDFRHDLPLWQRVYVSLDGNFINSELRPLFKNEIRLINDSLQTNFMNWEEIKLAETIPDGTLQPFWVNYVKQRLNIHHIQLLPEALGAWQDFVQEKYDDISLLNKTWKTDYSQFSSITIPAELPRSGALPVDYTFFIENMAQPQWLKVTSVELDYRRWLAKKYGDIEDLNTTFERGYNEFKEIELPLTNPKFNLAKEFDWSWFVRQEADSRSIRLKPLSQQQFLTYMRELHPGTDGSLDLASFNTEYNTNYEQEIFIYPPRKIPENGNYQRDWLSFVQNYTSNRFLELTPDEEGRWLSYLTYKYGHVKLLNQAWHLSWRDFSEVPIDHYQIDYSIYKEHKTSIFWEFTRRNYVMVLDEMLYNGRAMLNTVIYCLLAIISALIVNPLAAYAMSRYKLPATYKIILVLMLTMAFPAMVMGIPNFLIMKKFGMLNTFWALILPGLADGYFIFLLKGFFDSLPKELFESATIDGASEWTIFWRIAMSLSKPIMAVIALSAFNAAYRNFMFAFIVCQDKSMWTMMVNIYQMMQRTSAGVGFAALVVASIPTFVVFVFFQNIIIRGIVVPTEK from the coding sequence ATGCCAATTATAGGAAAAGTGGGACGCAAAACCTTAAAAGTAAGAATTTTGAGTCTGATAATACATATCGTGCTGCTGCTGGGAGCCGTCACAATGATCTATCCTTTTATGGTGATGATATCTGCTTCATTTAAAAGCAATGTTGACGCCCAGACCTTCTCGATTTATCCGCAATTCTTTTTTGATGATGAGATGCTGTATCGCAAATATATTGAAGCCAGAATGGATGAACTGGGCGACAGGATGGCTGAGCAATATAAAAACCGTGCTCTCAGTTTCACATTGCTTGATCCTCCGGCAAAACTGATACCGCAGGTTCATGACGACTGGTTTGAATTTCTGAATGAAAATCATCAAAGACATGATATTTTTGATTATTATATCTCGGAACAGTATGGCAGAGGGATATATCCACGCAATGAGCGGAAATTCCGTAATTATATGAAAAAGAAAACCGGAAGCAGTCTTAACCGCTTGAATGAGCTCTATGAAACTTCCACGCTCAATTGGGATGAGGTACGACTGGAAGAAACAGGGATAACAGGCAGAAATTTTAATGGTGATTATACCGGCTTTTTGACTGAATATAGTGATTTCAGGCATGATCTGCCGTTATGGCAAAGAGTATATGTAAGTCTGGATGGTAATTTTATTAATTCTGAATTACGTCCGCTTTTCAAGAATGAGATCCGGTTAATAAATGACAGTTTACAGACTAATTTTATGAACTGGGAAGAGATCAAGCTGGCTGAAACGATACCTGATGGCACTTTGCAGCCATTCTGGGTTAACTATGTGAAGCAGCGCTTGAATATCCACCATATTCAATTATTGCCTGAAGCGTTGGGAGCCTGGCAGGATTTTGTTCAAGAAAAATATGATGATATCAGCCTGCTGAATAAGACCTGGAAAACTGATTATTCGCAGTTCAGCTCTATCACGATTCCTGCAGAATTGCCACGCAGCGGGGCATTGCCTGTTGATTATACATTTTTCATTGAAAATATGGCTCAGCCGCAATGGCTGAAAGTTACCTCAGTTGAGCTTGATTACCGCAGATGGCTGGCAAAGAAATATGGTGATATAGAAGATTTGAATACCACTTTTGAGCGGGGATATAATGAATTCAAGGAAATTGAGCTGCCCTTGACCAATCCGAAATTCAATCTGGCTAAGGAATTTGACTGGAGCTGGTTTGTGCGCCAGGAAGCTGATTCGCGGTCTATCAGACTAAAGCCCTTAAGTCAGCAGCAGTTCTTAACCTATATGCGCGAACTGCATCCGGGCACAGACGGCTCGCTTGATCTGGCAAGCTTCAATACCGAGTATAACACAAATTATGAGCAGGAAATATTCATCTATCCGCCCCGCAAAATACCGGAAAACGGTAATTATCAAAGGGACTGGCTTAGTTTTGTGCAAAATTATACGTCAAACCGCTTTCTGGAACTGACCCCTGATGAGGAAGGCAGATGGCTCAGCTATCTTACCTATAAATATGGGCATGTGAAGCTTTTGAACCAGGCCTGGCATTTGAGCTGGCGGGATTTCAGCGAAGTGCCTATTGATCATTACCAGATAGACTATTCTATTTATAAAGAACACAAAACAAGTATCTTCTGGGAATTCACCAGGCGTAATTATGTGATGGTGCTGGACGAGATGCTATATAATGGCAGAGCCATGCTCAATACCGTTATTTACTGTCTGCTGGCGATCATCTCCGCACTGATTGTCAATCCTCTGGCTGCCTACGCCATGAGCCGTTATAAACTGCCTGCTACTTATAAGATCATCCTTGTTTTGATGCTGACCATGGCATTCCCGGCAATGGTGATGGGTATTCCTAACTTTTTGATCATGAAAAAGTTCGGGATGCTGAACACCTTCTGGGCACTTATCCTGCCCGGACTCGCCGACGGATATTTCATCTTCCTGCTCAAAGGCTTCTTTGACTCACTGCCAAAAGAACTTTTTGAATCTGCCACCATAGATGGTGCCAGTGAGTGGACGATATTCTGGCGCATTGCCATGAGCCTCTCCAAACCCATTATGGCTGTGATAGCACTCAGTGCCTTTAATGCTGCCTACCGCAATTTTATGTTCGCCTTTATTGTCTGCCAGGATAAATCCATGTGGACGATGATGGTGAATATCTATCAAATGATGCAGCGCACAAGTGCCGGAGTAGGGTTTGCTGCCCTGGTTGTTGCTTCTATCCCTACATTTGTCGTATTTGTATTCTTCCAGAATATCATTATCAGGGGGATAGTGGTTCCTACAGAGAAATAG
- a CDS encoding extracellular solute-binding protein, whose amino-acid sequence MKKIARKILLFLIFILIITSLHGEEKVILKVFSLPDPKATDAFNRADMEVIKAFKKKYPGIELRSFSGIQIENMELDAGPLMAIAGGVSPDVIYVNFRQSDTYIENDFLYPMDKFLALQSQQEIDYRIEKPVMPVIKRKKVGESQEHVWCLPYETLVRVLMYRKDLFHKAGIDPEQPPRNWEELLDYARRLTIPSEGVYGLFLASGPEMAYDWITYLWSAGGKAVQQDPYTEEWYAAFNSEAGVDAMEFYLDLITTPWIDAEGNNQEGFVIREGDWGRMWDEGKIGMRMMYMDQRNLGGQIDPNLYGAAPPPYGPTGERGSEINSRMMGIFSQAGETNNAGLGDRDPQKVKEAAWNYIWFYDSEEARQIRMKVMIEAGYGKMQNPIYLQRYGYDEYLKYVPPGWLETFEEAVANGNPEPYGHNCQKIYYFMTYPIETCISMEREGELGETREEKRENIKSILDGGVQRTNEKMIGKVSDAERKKRNSIAFLVAVFIFLAFAVALIKVWKIFTPKTLVNNRSNLKKKSYFWAWMMIVPALGSIILWKYVPMLMGSVMAFQDYQIVGDSQFIGLQNFADVLFDTVWWSSLGKTLYYMALSLSLGFFPPIILAILLQEVSHGKLVYRVIYYLPAVISGVIVIYLWKLLYDPSDAGGLNQILMALGMEKSRWIRDENLAMLCCILPTVWAGVGPGCLIYLAALKGIPDENYEAADIDGANFFHKIRYIVVPNLKALIIIQFIAAFIASSQQSGFILVMTFGGPNEATRVANLLIFEKAYLFLKFGVATTMAWMLGMMMMGFTVIQLRRLNKMEFKTASAE is encoded by the coding sequence TTGAAAAAAATAGCTCGGAAGATTTTACTTTTTTTAATATTTATCCTTATAATAACAAGTCTGCATGGCGAAGAGAAAGTCATCTTAAAAGTATTTTCACTTCCTGATCCGAAAGCTACTGATGCTTTTAATCGAGCAGACATGGAAGTGATCAAGGCATTTAAGAAAAAATATCCCGGGATAGAACTGCGTTCATTTTCGGGAATTCAGATCGAGAATATGGAATTGGATGCCGGTCCCTTGATGGCAATTGCAGGAGGAGTATCTCCTGATGTGATCTATGTAAATTTCCGGCAGTCTGACACTTATATAGAGAATGACTTTTTATATCCCATGGATAAATTTCTGGCACTTCAAAGCCAGCAGGAAATAGATTATCGCATAGAAAAGCCAGTGATGCCCGTGATCAAGCGGAAAAAAGTTGGAGAGTCCCAGGAGCATGTGTGGTGTCTTCCCTATGAAACTCTGGTGCGGGTGCTGATGTATCGCAAAGACCTTTTTCACAAGGCTGGCATTGATCCTGAGCAGCCACCCCGGAACTGGGAAGAACTGCTTGATTATGCACGCAGGCTCACTATCCCCTCTGAAGGTGTATATGGCTTGTTTCTTGCCAGTGGTCCGGAAATGGCTTATGACTGGATAACCTATCTGTGGTCAGCCGGTGGCAAGGCAGTGCAGCAGGATCCATATACAGAAGAATGGTATGCAGCTTTTAATAGTGAAGCTGGCGTGGATGCCATGGAATTTTATCTGGATCTTATCACTACTCCCTGGATAGATGCTGAAGGTAATAATCAGGAAGGCTTTGTGATCCGCGAAGGAGACTGGGGCAGGATGTGGGATGAAGGCAAGATAGGGATGCGGATGATGTATATGGATCAGCGCAATCTGGGAGGACAGATAGATCCTAATCTATATGGTGCTGCTCCTCCACCTTATGGACCCACAGGAGAGCGGGGGTCAGAGATAAATTCTCGCATGATGGGGATTTTTTCTCAAGCTGGAGAGACCAATAATGCCGGGTTGGGTGATCGTGATCCGCAAAAAGTGAAGGAAGCTGCCTGGAATTATATCTGGTTTTATGATTCCGAAGAAGCGCGTCAGATCAGAATGAAGGTGATGATAGAAGCCGGTTATGGCAAGATGCAGAACCCTATTTATCTTCAGCGTTACGGCTATGATGAATACTTGAAATACGTACCTCCGGGCTGGCTGGAAACCTTTGAAGAAGCCGTTGCCAATGGAAATCCTGAGCCTTATGGGCATAATTGCCAGAAAATATATTATTTCATGACCTATCCCATTGAGACCTGTATCTCAATGGAGCGGGAAGGCGAACTGGGTGAAACCAGAGAGGAAAAACGGGAGAATATCAAAAGTATACTTGATGGTGGTGTGCAGCGGACTAATGAGAAAATGATCGGGAAAGTAAGCGATGCCGAACGCAAAAAACGTAATAGTATCGCATTTCTGGTGGCGGTTTTCATTTTCCTGGCTTTTGCAGTTGCACTGATCAAAGTCTGGAAGATATTCACACCCAAGACTCTGGTCAATAATAGATCCAATCTGAAGAAAAAGAGTTATTTCTGGGCGTGGATGATGATAGTTCCTGCCTTAGGCTCGATCATATTATGGAAATATGTGCCTATGCTGATGGGCTCTGTAATGGCATTTCAGGATTATCAGATCGTGGGAGACAGTCAATTCATCGGTTTGCAGAATTTTGCGGATGTGCTGTTTGACACAGTGTGGTGGTCATCTCTTGGAAAAACTTTGTATTACATGGCATTATCACTCTCCCTGGGATTCTTCCCTCCAATTATTCTGGCTATTCTGCTGCAGGAAGTATCGCATGGAAAACTGGTTTATCGTGTTATTTATTACCTGCCGGCAGTGATCAGCGGAGTGATCGTGATCTATCTATGGAAACTGCTCTACGACCCGTCTGATGCTGGTGGACTTAATCAGATACTGATGGCGCTGGGTATGGAAAAAAGCCGCTGGATACGGGATGAAAACCTGGCAATGCTCTGCTGCATATTACCCACAGTGTGGGCAGGTGTGGGACCTGGCTGCCTGATCTATCTGGCAGCGCTCAAGGGAATCCCGGATGAAAATTATGAAGCTGCCGATATTGACGGGGCAAACTTCTTTCATAAGATACGCTACATCGTGGTCCCTAATCTGAAAGCTCTGATCATTATCCAGTTCATTGCTGCTTTCATAGCATCCAGTCAGCAAAGCGGGTTTATCCTGGTAATGACCTTTGGAGGTCCTAATGAAGCTACGCGGGTGGCGAATCTGCTGATCTTTGAAAAAGCATATCTCTTTCTCAAATTTGGCGTTGCTACCACGATGGCATGGATGCTGGGTATGATGATGATGGGCTTTACGGTAATCCAATTGCGCAGGCTTAATAAAATGGAATTTAAGACAGCTTCTGCTGAATAA
- a CDS encoding metallopeptidase TldD-related protein has translation MILKFKEKLVNICNEFTDLKFQFHLRKWHTDFLRFYQSQTNYNISKSSLALSATVHKGKRYYDFSLDNPTEEALREKINEVVKFIDDLPEDPDYVDIEANINKTAEKPKPDNRETVDLEKKIEILQQLAKAVAPFDYKIYGTFICNYNDLYIVNSNGVDKHEMNSPIALEVKAVNQKTEVTVLETFGGENFKSFDLPDFRDSLVKKAEAGNNEIVDLEPGKYPVVLAPRCIAEYFMYLMNSVSARSLDSKNSFFEGKLDQKLFPENVSITDNPQHPDMMQFDYTNSGHPYENLKIIENGVFRNFMVSNYYAHKLKMKETGSEASALIMDTGDKTLAEMIAGIKKGIYVSSLHYMNFINPKETSVTGLTRDGTFLIEDGKITKVINNLRFTEKIVRIIENITEIENKAVTIPFSQNYGHFGIDSYRMPHVTISSFNITSSTGTI, from the coding sequence ATGATCTTAAAATTTAAAGAAAAACTGGTAAACATCTGTAACGAATTCACTGATCTCAAGTTTCAATTCCATCTCAGAAAATGGCATACGGACTTTTTGAGATTTTATCAGAGTCAAACCAATTATAATATTTCCAAAAGCTCATTGGCTCTGAGCGCCACAGTCCACAAGGGCAAAAGGTATTATGACTTCTCCCTTGATAATCCCACCGAAGAAGCTCTGCGTGAAAAGATCAATGAAGTAGTAAAATTCATTGATGATCTGCCTGAAGACCCTGACTACGTAGATATCGAAGCTAATATCAACAAGACTGCTGAAAAGCCAAAGCCTGATAACAGAGAGACAGTAGATCTGGAGAAAAAGATCGAAATCCTGCAGCAACTTGCCAAGGCAGTAGCACCCTTTGATTATAAGATCTATGGTACTTTTATCTGTAATTACAATGACCTTTACATAGTAAACAGCAATGGCGTGGATAAACATGAAATGAATTCACCAATTGCCCTGGAAGTGAAGGCTGTTAACCAGAAAACAGAAGTTACCGTACTGGAGACATTCGGTGGTGAAAATTTTAAGAGCTTTGACCTGCCTGATTTCCGAGACAGCCTGGTGAAAAAGGCTGAAGCCGGAAATAATGAAATTGTGGATCTGGAACCTGGCAAATACCCCGTGGTTCTTGCACCCCGCTGTATTGCAGAATATTTCATGTATCTGATGAACAGCGTTTCTGCTCGCAGCCTGGACAGCAAAAACAGCTTTTTTGAAGGCAAACTCGACCAAAAACTATTCCCGGAGAATGTCAGCATTACCGATAATCCTCAACATCCTGATATGATGCAGTTTGATTACACAAATTCCGGGCATCCTTATGAAAATCTTAAGATCATTGAAAATGGTGTGTTCCGTAACTTTATGGTCAGTAATTATTATGCTCATAAACTCAAAATGAAAGAAACCGGCTCCGAAGCATCTGCGCTTATTATGGATACTGGAGATAAAACACTCGCTGAGATGATAGCCGGCATTAAGAAAGGAATTTATGTTTCTTCTTTGCACTACATGAATTTCATTAATCCTAAAGAAACTTCAGTTACCGGTCTCACCCGTGACGGCACATTCCTCATCGAAGATGGCAAGATCACCAAGGTGATCAATAATCTCCGTTTCACAGAAAAGATAGTGCGCATCATTGAAAATATCACTGAGATAGAAAATAAAGCGGTCACAATTCCATTTTCCCAGAATTATGGACACTTTGGAATCGACAGTTATCGCATGCCGCATGTGACAATCAGCTCATTTAACATCACATCGTCAACCGGAACCATCTAA
- a CDS encoding TldD/PmbA family protein, translated as MKKLVNDILNKTKAMGVTFADVRYTSTDDETIYFQKGSLKYYGRAMDAQAIGVRVLIDGCWGFAGTDILNTSEIDKTIKLAVTNAKLGAKFRNQKIKYTPSKAVQASYIYQPEEDPFLMDDQTKLNLMESIATKLTLDKKIVFSYTYVSFYRQYKVYANTEGTFVDTLVYDTLPTMYVLASNGKETMCRTFPGHMNGRRGGFEVLRNLEMEKNTQIIIEEAIQLLDAPRIEEERADIIIGGGHLALQLHESVGHATEADRIFGKEISYAGKTFIKPKMLGTFQYGSPIVNIYSDSTDKRGMGYHPVDDEGIPARRCDIIKDGILVDQQTSREIAPLLNLQPSSNMVASFADDIPLVRMTNFCLAPGKGSLKDLIADTEHGYLVDHTKTWSIDDNRNNFQFSTEIGWKIENGEITGIVKEPTYFGITPEFWNACDRICGPEEWEMHGTFHCGKGEPGQGMHLSHGVAPARFRNIVVNVKA; from the coding sequence ATGAAAAAATTAGTAAATGATATACTCAACAAAACAAAGGCAATGGGCGTTACTTTCGCTGACGTCCGCTATACATCCACTGATGATGAAACCATCTATTTCCAGAAAGGCAGTTTGAAGTATTATGGCAGAGCGATGGACGCTCAGGCTATTGGTGTTCGCGTGCTGATTGATGGTTGCTGGGGTTTTGCCGGAACTGATATCCTGAATACTAGCGAGATAGATAAAACTATAAAACTTGCAGTTACAAATGCAAAGCTCGGAGCAAAATTCCGTAACCAGAAGATCAAATATACCCCTTCTAAAGCAGTGCAGGCAAGTTATATCTATCAGCCCGAAGAAGACCCCTTCCTGATGGATGATCAAACCAAACTTAACCTTATGGAAAGTATTGCCACAAAACTTACACTGGATAAGAAGATTGTTTTTTCTTATACTTATGTGTCTTTCTATCGTCAGTATAAGGTTTATGCCAATACCGAAGGCACTTTTGTGGATACCCTGGTTTATGATACTCTGCCAACCATGTATGTGCTTGCCAGTAACGGCAAAGAAACCATGTGCCGTACTTTCCCGGGACACATGAATGGTCGTCGGGGAGGATTTGAAGTATTACGTAATCTTGAGATGGAAAAAAATACTCAAATCATTATCGAAGAAGCCATCCAACTGTTGGACGCTCCCCGCATAGAAGAAGAACGCGCTGACATCATCATCGGTGGTGGACATTTAGCTCTTCAGCTTCATGAATCCGTGGGACATGCCACAGAAGCTGACCGCATCTTCGGAAAAGAGATCTCTTATGCCGGAAAAACATTTATCAAACCAAAGATGCTGGGTACTTTCCAGTATGGTTCTCCCATCGTAAATATATATTCTGACAGTACTGATAAGCGTGGTATGGGCTATCATCCGGTAGATGATGAAGGTATCCCAGCCAGACGCTGTGACATCATCAAAGATGGGATTCTGGTTGACCAGCAAACTTCACGTGAAATTGCTCCCCTTTTGAACCTTCAACCTTCGTCAAATATGGTAGCAAGCTTCGCTGATGATATCCCTCTGGTGAGAATGACTAATTTCTGCCTGGCACCCGGTAAGGGATCACTCAAAGATCTCATTGCTGATACTGAACATGGATACCTCGTGGATCATACCAAAACCTGGAGTATTGATGATAACCGTAACAACTTCCAGTTCAGCACAGAAATCGGTTGGAAAATTGAAAACGGTGAAATTACTGGAATAGTCAAAGAACCTACATATTTTGGCATTACTCCAGAATTCTGGAATGCCTGTGACCGCATCTGCGGACCCGAAGAATGGGAAATGCACGGCACATTCCACTGCGGAAAAGGTGAACCTGGGCAGGGAATGCACCTCTCACATGGTGTAGCTCCAGCTAGATTCCGGAATATCGTGGTCAACGTGAAAGCTTGA
- a CDS encoding TetR/AcrR family transcriptional regulator codes for MSEDIRFRSTKKLAAMKVNRKEREYQLRRELIIDVSEQLFYERGYENVTLGDIARAADYTKKTLYSYITGKGELYLEVYCRGLEKRRIFIEESMDNAETGIDKIKALGTAYFEFFEENPQMLLLVQYFDYRGIEYDKVEEKVVNKFININKEANIKHLSAFTQGIEDGSINPDIQPEIVYSQFIHCLRAITHNAIWNNAEHKTEAEKKKFAHEYFYYFLNFYLRGISSQPEKIIKFKYLPEAEENEE; via the coding sequence ATGTCGGAAGACATCAGGTTTCGTAGCACAAAGAAATTAGCAGCTATGAAAGTAAACCGAAAAGAGCGCGAATATCAGTTGCGCAGAGAACTGATAATAGATGTATCAGAGCAGCTTTTCTATGAACGGGGATATGAGAATGTTACACTCGGTGATATTGCCAGGGCAGCGGATTACACTAAGAAGACCCTGTATTCATACATAACTGGCAAAGGAGAATTATATTTAGAGGTTTATTGCCGTGGATTAGAAAAGCGCCGCATATTCATAGAAGAATCAATGGATAATGCCGAAACCGGAATAGATAAGATCAAGGCACTGGGAACAGCATACTTTGAGTTTTTTGAAGAGAATCCTCAAATGCTGCTTCTGGTGCAATATTTTGATTATCGTGGTATTGAATATGACAAAGTGGAAGAAAAAGTAGTCAATAAATTTATCAATATCAATAAGGAAGCAAATATCAAGCATCTTTCAGCTTTTACGCAGGGCATTGAAGATGGCAGCATCAATCCTGACATCCAGCCGGAAATAGTTTACAGTCAATTTATCCATTGCCTGAGAGCTATCACCCATAATGCCATCTGGAATAATGCAGAGCATAAAACAGAAGCTGAGAAAAAGAAATTTGCTCATGAGTATTTTTATTACTTTCTAAATTTTTATCTCCGTGGAATTTCATCCCAGCCAGAGAAAATAATCAAATTTAAATATCTGCCAGAAGCAGAAGAAAATGAGGAGTAA